In the Klebsiella aerogenes KCTC 2190 genome, one interval contains:
- a CDS encoding VirK/YbjX family protein: MTRYDIVTDNSLHSSCTLQQRSNLIADLVMGRITPAPIWQKRNYRLKFLLRTALFYQPTREMLDTLSARGDFRQLLAAQATLPGKVHRQYLVRDLNARQRSQAIISHYQYVDSLGENRLATAMISPSERPLLTLSAKDDAAFTLFASSAGKAEREGETTLWLRDSQQQLLASATFSVIHHQGEWQLVIGGLQGPRRNVSHDAIKHATRACYGLFPKRLLLEFIWLLAGQSNIQAIYAVSDNGHVFRALRYRLSKGRHFHASYDEFWQSIEGVRDDSYRWRLPLKLERKSLESIASKKRAEYRRRFQLMDDMAVQVANLLRVK; encoded by the coding sequence ATGACGAGGTATGACATCGTGACGGACAATAGCCTGCATTCATCATGCACACTTCAGCAACGCTCAAATTTGATTGCCGATCTGGTAATGGGGCGTATCACGCCCGCGCCTATCTGGCAAAAGCGCAACTATCGGCTTAAATTTTTGCTGCGTACGGCGCTGTTCTATCAGCCGACCCGCGAGATGCTGGACACCCTTTCTGCGCGTGGTGATTTCCGCCAACTGCTGGCGGCGCAGGCTACGCTGCCAGGTAAAGTACATCGCCAGTATTTAGTGCGCGACCTTAACGCCCGTCAGCGTTCCCAGGCTATCATTAGCCACTATCAGTACGTCGACTCGCTGGGCGAGAACCGATTGGCAACGGCCATGATATCGCCGTCAGAACGACCGTTACTGACCCTGTCCGCTAAAGATGATGCGGCCTTCACGCTCTTTGCCTCGTCAGCCGGCAAAGCCGAACGAGAAGGTGAAACGACTCTTTGGCTTCGCGATAGCCAGCAGCAACTGTTAGCCAGCGCTACGTTTAGCGTGATTCACCATCAAGGAGAGTGGCAACTGGTCATCGGCGGCCTGCAGGGACCGCGCCGCAATGTCTCTCATGACGCAATTAAACACGCGACCCGCGCCTGCTACGGCCTGTTCCCCAAACGTCTGCTGCTGGAATTCATCTGGCTGTTGGCCGGCCAAAGCAATATTCAGGCTATTTACGCCGTCAGCGATAATGGCCACGTATTCCGCGCTCTGCGCTATCGTTTGAGCAAAGGTCGGCACTTCCATGCCAGCTACGATGAGTTCTGGCAATCAATTGAAGGTGTGCGTGACGATAGTTACCGCTGGCGCTTGCCGCTGAAGCTGGAAAGGAAATCGCTGGAAAGTATCGCCAGCAAAAAACGCGCCGAATATCGCCGCCGTTTCCAGTTAATGGATGATATGGCCGTACAGGTGGCTAATCTGCTACGCGTAAAATAA
- a CDS encoding Csu type fimbrial protein, which translates to MLRAIWLLIFFFSTTAVWADSAQKTFKVTAQITTGCLLGNGTGTPGADFGTLNFGSMSSLYSNVDVASSAGAGSIVVACTPGMAISLALDYGVNGGSAAQRYMSNATGSTLAYQLFQDANRSTVWGTGAQAYSVASFPNTTQTYTVYGRLFATNGFPAQGSYTDTVTVTLTY; encoded by the coding sequence ATGTTGCGCGCAATTTGGCTACTCATATTCTTTTTTTCGACCACAGCCGTCTGGGCTGACAGTGCGCAGAAAACCTTCAAAGTGACCGCGCAGATCACGACCGGCTGCCTGCTTGGCAACGGAACAGGGACCCCTGGCGCTGATTTTGGCACCTTAAATTTTGGCTCCATGTCATCGCTTTATAGCAATGTTGATGTCGCCAGCTCCGCTGGCGCGGGCTCTATCGTTGTCGCGTGTACGCCGGGGATGGCGATCTCGCTGGCGCTTGACTATGGCGTCAACGGCGGCTCTGCGGCTCAACGCTATATGTCCAACGCCACCGGCAGTACGCTGGCTTACCAGCTTTTTCAGGATGCTAACCGCTCTACCGTTTGGGGGACTGGCGCTCAAGCCTACAGCGTCGCCTCATTCCCCAACACGACACAAACTTATACGGTTTATGGCCGCCTTTTTGCCACGAATGGCTTCCCGGCGCAAGGTTCATACACTGATACCGTTACGGTCACGCTGACCTATTAA
- the pphA gene encoding protein-serine/threonine phosphatase has translation MYQREDGCAWRNIWLVGDLHGCFDLLMSQLRKLKFDPGKDLLISVGDLIDRGPQSVECLGLLRCQWFRAVRGNHEQMALDARASGEMALWTMNGGDWYQTASQEQIRLADLLFTRCRDLPLIIELRCQDTTHVIAHADYPASVYRWQLPVAEHQVLWSRQRLTDHLAGRHGEIAGADHFWFGHTPLKHRYDSDNQHYIDTGAVFGGELTLVQLQSAV, from the coding sequence ATGTATCAGCGAGAAGATGGTTGCGCCTGGCGTAATATTTGGCTGGTGGGCGATCTACATGGTTGTTTTGATTTATTAATGTCTCAGTTGCGCAAGCTGAAATTTGACCCTGGGAAGGATCTTCTGATTTCCGTTGGCGATCTGATTGACCGTGGGCCGCAAAGCGTGGAATGTCTGGGTTTGCTTCGTTGCCAGTGGTTCAGAGCAGTGCGTGGTAACCATGAGCAGATGGCGCTTGATGCGCGGGCGAGCGGGGAGATGGCGCTGTGGACGATGAACGGTGGCGACTGGTATCAAACGGCCTCACAAGAACAGATACGGTTGGCTGATTTGTTGTTTACCCGTTGCCGGGATTTGCCGCTGATCATTGAACTTCGCTGCCAGGATACCACCCACGTGATTGCCCATGCCGACTATCCAGCCAGCGTCTACCGTTGGCAGTTGCCCGTGGCGGAGCATCAGGTACTCTGGAGCCGCCAGCGTTTGACCGATCATCTGGCGGGGCGGCACGGTGAGATCGCCGGGGCCGATCACTTTTGGTTTGGCCATACGCCGCTTAAACATCGTTACGATAGCGATAACCAACACTACATTGATACCGGCGCGGTATTTGGCGGCGAGTTAACGCTGGTGCAACTGCAGTCGGCTGTTTAA
- a CDS encoding Ecr family regulatory small membrane protein, with translation MSKTEIFLLLIILLILGSALWFIFSDEIWVLVSYLETSLYPTLITPE, from the coding sequence ATGAGTAAAACTGAAATTTTCCTGCTACTGATTATCCTGCTTATTTTAGGCAGTGCCCTGTGGTTTATTTTCAGTGACGAGATATGGGTATTGGTCAGCTATCTGGAAACTTCACTCTATCCAACGTTAATCACCCCAGAATAA
- the rsmF gene encoding 16S rRNA (cytosine(1407)-C(5))-methyltransferase RsmF, protein MAQNAVYLPEPFLAQMRAAMPTHLSFDDFIAACQRPLRRSIRVNTLKITVADFLQLVAPYGWQLTPVPWCAEGFWIERDDDDVLPLGSTAEHLSGLFYIQEASSMLPVAALFADGEMPERVMDVAAAPGSKTTQIAARMSNHGAILANEFSASRVKVLHANISRCGINNVALTHFDGRVFGAALPECFDAILLDAPCSGEGVVRKDPDALKNWSPESNQEIAATQRELIDSAFHALRPGGTLVYSTCTLNREENEEVVNWLLQTYPQAVEVLTLDSLFPQAREALTDEGFLHVFPQIFDCEGFFVARLRKTASIDPLPAPGYKVGKFPFTPMKGREAAAVAAAANAVGLQWPEHLRLWQRDKEIWLFPQELEALIGRVRFSRIGIRLAETHNKGYRWQHEAVISLATPEAPFELTLTEAEEWYRGRDVYPEAPPQQDDVIVTFQGMPLGLAKRVGARLKNSYPRELVRDGKLFAGKS, encoded by the coding sequence GTGGCTCAAAACGCTGTCTATCTTCCGGAACCCTTCCTCGCTCAAATGCGTGCGGCTATGCCAACGCATCTCTCTTTCGATGACTTTATCGCCGCCTGCCAGCGTCCGCTGCGCCGCAGCATTCGCGTCAATACGTTGAAGATAACGGTCGCGGATTTTCTGCAACTGGTCGCCCCTTACGGCTGGCAGTTAACGCCGGTTCCGTGGTGTGCCGAGGGTTTCTGGATCGAGCGTGATGATGACGATGTACTACCGCTGGGCAGCACCGCCGAGCATCTGAGCGGACTATTTTATATTCAGGAAGCGAGCTCGATGCTGCCGGTGGCGGCGCTGTTCGCCGATGGTGAAATGCCCGAGCGAGTGATGGACGTCGCCGCTGCGCCGGGTTCCAAGACCACGCAGATAGCCGCCCGGATGAGCAACCACGGAGCGATCCTGGCGAACGAATTTTCTGCCAGCCGGGTGAAAGTGCTGCACGCCAATATCAGCCGCTGCGGCATTAATAACGTTGCCCTCACCCACTTCGACGGGCGCGTCTTCGGCGCCGCGCTGCCTGAATGCTTTGATGCCATTTTGCTCGACGCCCCCTGCTCGGGCGAAGGAGTAGTGCGTAAAGATCCCGACGCGCTGAAAAACTGGTCGCCGGAAAGTAATCAGGAGATTGCCGCCACCCAACGTGAGCTCATTGACAGCGCCTTTCATGCTCTGCGTCCTGGCGGCACCCTCGTCTACTCCACCTGTACGCTGAACCGTGAAGAAAACGAGGAAGTGGTTAACTGGCTGCTGCAAACCTACCCGCAGGCGGTTGAAGTCCTGACGCTGGATTCACTCTTCCCGCAGGCTCGCGAAGCGCTCACCGACGAAGGTTTCCTGCACGTATTCCCGCAGATTTTTGATTGTGAAGGTTTTTTCGTTGCCCGCCTGCGTAAAACCGCCTCTATCGATCCGCTGCCTGCGCCTGGCTATAAAGTAGGCAAGTTCCCCTTCACACCGATGAAGGGGCGGGAAGCCGCCGCAGTCGCCGCCGCCGCTAATGCTGTTGGCCTGCAATGGCCAGAGCATCTTCGTTTATGGCAACGCGATAAAGAAATCTGGCTGTTCCCACAAGAACTGGAAGCGTTAATCGGCAGGGTTCGTTTTTCTCGCATTGGGATTCGTCTCGCTGAAACACATAACAAAGGCTACCGCTGGCAACATGAAGCGGTGATCTCACTGGCCACGCCAGAGGCTCCTTTTGAGCTCACCTTAACGGAAGCGGAGGAGTGGTACCGTGGACGCGATGTCTATCCCGAAGCGCCGCCGCAGCAGGACGATGTCATCGTCACTTTCCAGGGAATGCCATTAGGGCTCGCTAAACGCGTAGGGGCACGTCTGAAAAATAGTTATCCCCGCGAACTGGTGCGCGACGGCAAACTCTTCGCCGGAAAGTCGTGA
- a CDS encoding Csu type fimbrial protein: protein MNVHTFSRTLPGIFITTALLVQAPWVAAAGLTTGTLTGQVGVQLTIGSGCTVTNGSSASGVNSWGTIDFGTYSDLVNAIDSNLIGSGGASAVSIICSNNLPATLTLNNGQHVGTTGLRQMQSADGDQIAYRLYSNSTRQAEFTSAGIGITGTGSAQEIPIYARVLPADQGGVTAPAEGFYQDVVTATLTW from the coding sequence ATGAACGTCCACACTTTTTCGCGCACTTTGCCTGGTATCTTTATCACAACAGCGCTTCTCGTTCAGGCGCCATGGGTCGCTGCAGCTGGGCTAACCACCGGTACATTAACGGGTCAGGTCGGGGTGCAGTTGACTATCGGCTCGGGCTGTACCGTCACCAATGGTTCCAGCGCAAGCGGGGTAAACAGCTGGGGTACTATTGATTTCGGCACCTATAGCGATTTGGTTAACGCCATAGATAGCAATCTGATTGGCAGCGGCGGCGCCAGCGCGGTCTCAATCATCTGTAGCAATAACCTTCCCGCAACGCTGACATTGAATAACGGTCAGCATGTAGGGACAACCGGACTGCGCCAAATGCAAAGCGCCGACGGCGATCAAATTGCCTACCGGCTTTACTCAAATAGCACCCGTCAGGCTGAATTTACCAGTGCCGGTATCGGTATCACGGGGACGGGTAGCGCTCAGGAAATCCCGATTTATGCCCGGGTGTTGCCGGCAGATCAAGGCGGCGTAACCGCCCCTGCTGAGGGTTTCTACCAGGACGTGGTCACTGCAACATTAACCTGGTAA
- a CDS encoding YebV family protein, producing MSKTNVRIGAFEIDDAELHGESQGERTLSIPCKSDPDLCMQLDAWDAETSVPAILNGEHSVLYRKHYDRQSDAWVMRLA from the coding sequence ATGAGTAAAACTAACGTACGAATCGGCGCGTTTGAAATCGACGACGCCGAGCTGCACGGCGAATCACAGGGTGAGCGAACGTTAAGCATTCCTTGTAAATCCGATCCTGACTTATGCATGCAACTGGACGCCTGGGATGCCGAGACCAGCGTTCCCGCCATTCTCAATGGCGAACATTCTGTACTCTACCGTAAACATTACGATCGCCAATCCGATGCCTGGGTCATGCGCCTTGCCTGA
- a CDS encoding YebW family protein — MFALVLFICYLDGGCEDIVVDVYNSERQCLVAMDDQRIRQGGCFPVEDFIDGFWRPATEYSDF, encoded by the coding sequence ATGTTCGCCTTAGTATTATTCATTTGCTATCTGGACGGCGGGTGCGAAGACATCGTGGTTGATGTTTACAATAGCGAGCGACAATGCCTCGTCGCGATGGACGATCAGCGAATTCGCCAGGGCGGCTGTTTCCCGGTAGAAGATTTTATCGACGGCTTCTGGCGTCCAGCGACGGAATATAGCGACTTTTAA
- a CDS encoding fimbrial biogenesis chaperone, translating into MIHRCIVVLLGSSISLNAWAASSVLVWPIFQTISASDKGSELWLENRGATAVNLQLRIFGWDQKESKDLYADQNDVVSSPPFANVQPGQRQLIRLMRVSPVASGQEKSYRIVIDEIPAAQPTKQTDKSSAGLNMRMRYVLPLFIYGQGAQPLKLESSVEPIRTALSWSLSGQNLCINNAGNQHARLSNVYWSTSAGKPQVEQTQGLLGYVLAKRRVCFPTSGRAANASGMRLFAKLTDNSQAVEIPAAR; encoded by the coding sequence ATGATTCATCGTTGTATTGTTGTTTTGCTGGGTTCATCAATAAGTCTTAACGCCTGGGCCGCCAGCTCGGTGCTGGTGTGGCCTATTTTTCAAACCATCAGCGCCAGCGATAAAGGCTCTGAACTGTGGCTGGAAAATCGCGGCGCGACGGCGGTAAATTTACAACTACGCATTTTCGGTTGGGATCAAAAAGAATCTAAAGATCTTTATGCCGATCAAAACGATGTGGTCTCCAGCCCCCCGTTCGCCAATGTTCAGCCAGGACAACGTCAACTTATTCGCCTGATGCGTGTGTCTCCGGTCGCCAGCGGCCAGGAAAAATCATATCGAATCGTGATTGATGAAATTCCCGCGGCGCAGCCGACAAAACAGACTGACAAGAGTTCCGCCGGCCTGAATATGCGCATGCGCTATGTACTGCCTTTGTTTATCTACGGGCAAGGCGCGCAACCGCTGAAGCTGGAAAGCAGCGTCGAACCAATACGAACCGCGCTAAGCTGGTCGCTTAGCGGTCAGAATCTGTGTATTAACAATGCCGGGAATCAACACGCCAGGTTGAGTAATGTCTACTGGTCAACATCAGCAGGAAAGCCGCAGGTCGAACAAACTCAGGGTTTACTGGGGTATGTGCTGGCTAAACGTCGCGTCTGTTTCCCGACATCAGGCCGCGCGGCGAACGCATCCGGGATGCGCCTGTTTGCGAAATTGACTGATAATAGTCAGGCGGTGGAAATTCCGGCAGCGCGTTAA